The following is a genomic window from Citrifermentans bemidjiense Bem.
ATCTTCGCCTCTTCCTCCGGCGTGGTCTCAACGGTCCTTTGCCATTTTTCGCCGTTTTCGCTCATAACGCCCCCGATTGGCCGGGCAGGCACTGTTGCGCTGCCGCCGCGGCATATCCTGCGCTGCCGCGCGCCATCACGGCCAGATATGGGTTTACCCGGCAGGGCAGGGCTGTCAAGACACTGGGCACCGGAGTTTTGGCTTCCAATAGACGATTTTTGCGGGTAAGGTTAGCATCCGTTCAAGAACCAGATTCCCAATATCGAGGAGGCAATATGAAAAAGGCGCTGGTGACGTACTATTCGCAGTCGGGTAACACACGCAAGATGGCCCAGCTGATAGCAGACCACCTCCAGTCCCGCGGCGTTCAGGCCGACCTGATCGCGGTCCAGGACGTGGATATCGACACCCTCCCCTCCTACGACGGCTTCCTGGTCGGCTCCCCCAATTACTTCGGGACCATGGCCTGGCCGGTGAAGAAGTTCATCGACGACAGCATCAAGTACTACAAGAAGTTGAACGGGAAGGCGGCGGCCGCTTTCACCTCGGAGGGGATGATCGGCGGCGGCGGCGACCTGGTGGTCCTCGACATCCTGAAGGCGTTCCTGATTCACGGCTGCGTCGTTCAGGGAATGACCGATGCCGGCCATTTCGGACCGGTCTCCATCGGCGCGCCCGATGAGCGCATAGAGAAGGAAGTGGCGGTCATGGGCGACGCCTTCTGCTCGCTGCTCAACAGGCCGTAACGCCGGCCGCGCGGTGTCGCACCGTTAACAACATGACAATGGCTTTGCGAAGGTTCAGCGGGGAATTCCGGCAAGAAGAGTCCCCCCTCCCGCAAGGGGAGGGGGGATCAAGAGCGGCTTTCCCCGGTGCTTTCCGACGACCCTTTGGGAAGGGGAGCCTTTTTTCGCGGCCATGCAGCTGACAAGAGCTAAGAGGAGGAGTAACAGATGAGATTTTTAGGCGCGATAACCCTGTCCTTTTTGCTCGCCCTCCCGGCATGGGCGACGGAAAACCCCACCATGATCTGCCCCAAGGGGATCGTCTCGGACGGCGATTACCAGGTGGAAGTGCTGGCGAAGTGCGGGGAACCGGCGGCCAAGATACGCAGAGAGGAGAAGCGCTTCGAGAAGGTGCGCGATGGGGGTAGGGAAAAGACGCTGGCAAGCACGGTGACCGTCGATGAATGGACCTTCAACTTCGGCCCCCAGGAATTCCTGCAGCTGGTGGTCATCGAGGACGGCCGGGTGAAAAGGATCGAGAGCCTGGGGTACGGCTACTGAGGTTCGCTCCTGCTTGAGCGATCTGCCGAAAGCACCTTCCCCCACCCCCTAACCCCCTCCCGCAAGGGGAGGGGGGACCAAGCGAGGTTCCAGGGGATTCCGCGACTACACCTTGCTAGTCAGATTATGAGAACGGCGCGGAAATCGTTGACGTTGGTGAAGGTCGGGCCGGTGACCAGGGAGTCCCCCAGCGCCTGGAAGAACCCGTGCCCGTCGTTGTCGTCCAGGCTTAGTTTCGGGTTGATCCCCAATTGCCACCCCCTTTGCAGGGAATCGGGCGAGAGATACGCGCCAGCTATCTCCTCGCGGCCGTCGACCCCGTCGGTGTCGGCTGCGAGGGCATGGATCCCGTCCGCACCGTTCAAGGCTATACCCACTGAAAGCAGGAACTCGACGTTGCGCCCTCCCCTGCCGCTGCCGCGCACCGTCACAGTGGTCTCCCCGCCCGAAAGAAGGACGCAAGGAGGGGCAAAGGGCTGGCTGCGCCGGGCAACCTGCAAGGCGACGCCCGCCATGACCTTCCCCACATCCCTCGCCTCCCCCTCGATCCGGTCGCTCAGTATCTGCGCCGCGACGCCGTGACCGGCCGCCACCTGGGCCGCAGCCTCCAATGCCCTTTGCGGCGTCGCCACCAGCCGGTAATCCTCCTCCTGCAGCCTCGGGTCCCCCGGCTTCACCGATTCACCAGCCCCCGAAAGAAGGATCTCCTGCAAATGGCCGGGAAGAGATATCCCATAGCGGCGGACGATGGCTAGGGCATCGGCGCAGGTGGTGGCGTCGGCGACGGTCGGCCCGGAGGCGATATCGGCCGGGCTGTCGCCGGGGACGTCGGAGATGGCCAGGGTGATTACCCGTGCGGGATGGCAGGCCGCTGCAAGCCTTCCCCCCTTGATGGCGGAGAGGTGGCGGCGCACGCAGTTGATCTCGCTTATGCTCGCCCCGCAGTTTAAGAGCTGGCGGCTCAACTCCTGTTTTTGCGCCAGGGTCACTCCCGGAAGGGGAAGCGGGAGCAGCGCGGAGCCGCCGCCGGAGATGAGACAGATCACGAGGTCCTCGGGCTTTAGCCCCCGCACCAGTTCGAGCATGCGGGCGGCGGCTGCGCAACCGGCCAGGTCGGGGACGGGGTGGGCGGCCGACACGATCTCGATGCGGCGGCAGGGAACCTCGTACCCGTAGCGGGTGACCACCAGGCCGGCCGCGATCTCCCCTTGCCAGGCTTCCTCGAAGGCGCGGGCCATGGCGGCGGAGGCCTTGCCCGCTCCGATCACCACAGTTTTACCCGCCGGCGGTGCGGGTAGATGCTTGGGGATGCACTCTTGCGGACGAGCCGAAGCGACTGCGGCTTCGAACATCTGCTGCAGCAGGGCGCGGGGTTCCATGGAGACTCCTTTTGAGTTGCAGGCGGGGAAGGGAGAAGGGGGACAGGCACCTGGCGGAGCCAGTCCCCTTGTCCAGCTAAATAGATCGAATGGAAAAAGGGCTACAGTCTATCACTGTGAGCCCTTTTTCTTAAACCGGAAAAACAACAATCGCTGTCAATACCGCCCCTTCCTGATCCAGCCGTGCCTATCCCCCGCATAAAAGTACCCGTGGCAGAGGTAGGGGCCGTTGTTGTAGATGGTCACCGTCTGCACTTCGCCGCACTCGGGACAGGGAAGGGTCGGCGTCTCGCGCCGGGCGGCCTCCTGCCTCAGGTTCTCGAGCCGGGCGTCCAGGATCTCGATGCGGGCCAAAAGCTCCCGGTCGAGCAGATGCTCCAGGCACCCCCTCACCCCGCACCTTTGCTCCCCACCGTCCACGGCCACCGGGTGTTCGCATTCGGTGCAGCTGCAGTCCATGTCGAGGTTGCCGCAAAGGGCGCAGCGGCTGTCCTTAAACTCAGGCAGCCCGAAGGATCCAGCAGGATGGATGTAGCTGAAGATGGAACGTGGCATCGCTTTTCCTCCTCTTCGGGGAGATGGTGTCGGCGCCTGCGCCCGGCCCCCCGGCACAGCGATTAAAATCCTGCCATAAAAAAAGAGCAATGCAAAAGCCTTCCATCCCGCACGATCCCCTCTTCCTTGCGCGTAGTTCCGCGCTTTCTCGGCCATGGCCCCAGGCAGCGTCAGCGAGAAACTCTTCTGAACTTCGATTCAACCTGACTCGTTAAAACTAAAAAATACCCTATTGCGTAAAGTAACCGACCGAACTACCGATACCGATATAACAAACAAACAGGATCATATTGGTCTTCACCGCGGCGACGATGCGCGCATCTCTCGCCATATAGATATCACCAGCAACAACGATGGAGGAAGCAATGTTCAAGAACTTGAGTATCGGAACAAAATTGGTAATCGCCTTCATAGCTATAGCCATGATCGGCACAGTAGTCGGTTCGGTCGGTGTGATAAAGATAGACCGCATCGCCAAGGACGACGCCACGTTGTACAAAGGCGTCACGGTGCCGCTGGCGGACCTGGCCAACATGTCCACTAATTTCCAGCGGGTCCGCATCAACGTCAGGGACGCGGTGGAAGCGGAAAACGAACAGGACGCAAAGGCGGCACTCGATACCATTAAGGATTTGCGCGGCAAGATAGACGGCTCTTCCGCGGCCTATGAGAAAAC
Proteins encoded in this region:
- a CDS encoding flavodoxin family protein, whose translation is MKKALVTYYSQSGNTRKMAQLIADHLQSRGVQADLIAVQDVDIDTLPSYDGFLVGSPNYFGTMAWPVKKFIDDSIKYYKKLNGKAAAAFTSEGMIGGGGDLVVLDILKAFLIHGCVVQGMTDAGHFGPVSIGAPDERIEKEVAVMGDAFCSLLNRP
- a CDS encoding DUF2845 domain-containing protein; translation: MRFLGAITLSFLLALPAWATENPTMICPKGIVSDGDYQVEVLAKCGEPAAKIRREEKRFEKVRDGGREKTLASTVTVDEWTFNFGPQEFLQLVVIEDGRVKRIESLGYGY
- a CDS encoding glycerate kinase type-2 family protein, translated to MEPRALLQQMFEAAVASARPQECIPKHLPAPPAGKTVVIGAGKASAAMARAFEEAWQGEIAAGLVVTRYGYEVPCRRIEIVSAAHPVPDLAGCAAAARMLELVRGLKPEDLVICLISGGGSALLPLPLPGVTLAQKQELSRQLLNCGASISEINCVRRHLSAIKGGRLAAACHPARVITLAISDVPGDSPADIASGPTVADATTCADALAIVRRYGISLPGHLQEILLSGAGESVKPGDPRLQEEDYRLVATPQRALEAAAQVAAGHGVAAQILSDRIEGEARDVGKVMAGVALQVARRSQPFAPPCVLLSGGETTVTVRGSGRGGRNVEFLLSVGIALNGADGIHALAADTDGVDGREEIAGAYLSPDSLQRGWQLGINPKLSLDDNDGHGFFQALGDSLVTGPTFTNVNDFRAVLII